From Streptomyces sp. NBC_00370, a single genomic window includes:
- a CDS encoding type 1 glutamine amidotransferase domain-containing protein produces the protein MRVAFLVAPEGVEQVELTEPWKAVGEARGERELISTAPGQVQAFNHLDKADTFPVDRTVAQSSVEDYDGLVLPGGVANPDALRTDPAAVAFVKAFFDAGKPVAAICHAPWTLIEADVVRNRTLTSWPSLRTDIRNAGGTWVDEQVKVCTAAPSPLITSRKPDDLKAFCEAFIQQFGG, from the coding sequence ATGCGAGTGGCATTTCTCGTTGCTCCCGAAGGCGTGGAGCAGGTCGAGCTGACCGAACCCTGGAAGGCGGTGGGGGAGGCGCGCGGCGAGCGCGAGCTGATCTCGACCGCGCCGGGCCAGGTGCAGGCGTTCAACCACCTCGACAAGGCGGACACCTTCCCCGTCGACCGGACGGTGGCGCAGAGCTCCGTCGAGGACTACGACGGTCTCGTGCTGCCCGGCGGTGTCGCCAACCCCGACGCGCTGCGGACGGATCCCGCGGCGGTGGCCTTCGTGAAGGCGTTCTTCGACGCGGGCAAGCCGGTGGCGGCGATCTGCCACGCCCCGTGGACGCTCATCGAGGCCGATGTGGTGCGTAACAGGACGCTGACGTCCTGGCCGAGCCTGCGGACCGACATCCGCAACGCCGGCGGTACCTGGGTGGACGAGCAGGTCAAGGTCTGCACCGCCGCGCCCAGCCCGCTCATCACCAGCCGCAAGCCGGACGATCTGAAGGCGTTCTGCGAGGCGTTCATCCAGCAGTTCGGCGGTTGA
- a CDS encoding VOC family protein, with amino-acid sequence MTVAKTSVLVLDCAEPADLAEFYATFFEAEIKIGTDPDFVEIVGQSGVHLAIRRDHGYAPASWPRPETSQQAHLRIMVAREDIDEAEREAISLGARPLDTKDNGGPRDTRVYSDPAGHSFTLAVQP; translated from the coding sequence ATGACCGTCGCCAAGACCAGCGTCCTCGTCCTCGACTGTGCCGAACCCGCCGACCTCGCCGAGTTCTACGCCACCTTCTTCGAAGCGGAGATCAAGATCGGTACCGACCCGGACTTCGTGGAGATCGTCGGACAGTCCGGCGTCCATCTCGCGATCCGCAGGGACCACGGCTACGCGCCTGCCAGCTGGCCCCGGCCCGAAACCTCTCAACAGGCCCATCTGCGCATCATGGTGGCCCGCGAGGACATCGACGAGGCGGAGCGTGAGGCGATCAGCCTCGGCGCACGCCCGCTGGACACCAAGGACAACGGCGGCCCGCGCGACACGCGCGTCTACTCGGACCCGGCGGGGCACTCCTTCACGCTGGCCGTCCAGCCGTAA